The genomic interval CAATCAATTTAGTTAAGTTCATGCAAGAAGTTGCATGAATAgtctttctcctttaaaaaaataaaaagcttaaaatatgCCATCTTGAATTATTCAAACGagacagaaaatttcagttcaATTAAAACAACCTACAGGTCTATGCCTAGATAATCTCATGTTTGATCAAGGAAAACACGTGAATCCACAACTAACTTTTCCTGATATCTAGGTGTCATCAAACTCATTGTATCATTCTTgaccctcctctcctcccctacCAAATGTAGACTTCATTAGGAGAACTAAATGAGACCATATTATTCCAGTTAATCAAGTtattctgcaaaagaaatgaaaatagatttatataaggaaaaaaatccacctaaCATAATCAGAGCATAAACCAGTAATCcacaagaaatatattttccccaCTGCATCTGTTCAgttctttaatattaaaattagaGCTTTCTATTAAGTAAGGAAGAGAGGTACAGTCCTTTTACCTATGACATGAACTTTTCAGGAAGTTTGGGATATCtcttcaaaaccaaacactaATACCTTTACGCTTTGATTTTGTACGGATCACTTTCATACCTGTATTACTGTCAAAACTCTGTTAACACCCAGACCCTCCAAAATACCCATGAAATCTGTACTTAGGTaataagtgtttattttttaatttttatcacGTACCCACTGAAGGCAAGAGCTCAGATATTaaccttcttttaaaatatcaagtgAACTTGggccaaaattatttcttgccCTTATCCCCCTCAACCTCACATTTCTACTCTTATCCACATCTGAGCCCTACTGGACAAATGGaaagacataaaagaaacacaggaaaaaatccttaaatatgcactctctttctctgtctctaaAATGATATATAGAGAGAATATATATGTAagggtgtgtgtatatatatagtttaccagaaagagcaaaaagaaagtcAGTAAAATCTAAATTGCTCAATCTGTAGATGAAACTTGTATCCTGTCTTCTCAAAAGCTACTACTTACCAATGCCAGTTCTCATCATTCAGAAGCCATTTGGAAGTAGCTGGTTTAATTAATCAATTAAAATGATCCCATCCCACCACTTTGCAGTACATCCAGAAACCGTCTTCAGGAAGCCAGTCTTGACACAGAGAACTTCAGAGGAAGAGGCTGGAAATGAGCCCTCCACCTGCGACAGCCAAATGTCGGCGGCTCAGCCTCGACGAAGAGCACAGAGTTGTGTGCTGGGCAGGGTGGCCAGTGGCTGTGGTCTGCAGGGGACTGTCACTTCTGCATGGCTTTAGAGATGACCACAATAGCATGCTTTGGCCCATAAAGGCTGGTTTATTTTCACCCAGTTCAGAGACATGAGATGTTATTAGGAATATGCTGCAGTCGAGGTATAAAAGCACTCTGAAGGAGGTTGATTTACTCTAGCAGGAAGAAATAATCCTGTGCTATCCTAAATGAAAGTTTATGGCTTAATTACAACTTGACTGTAGGGTTTTGCTTGAATGAGCTTGCTAGAAGAATGAGCTATGGAATCCATTAGTCCTTTGACACTGCCATCAGCAGCCTTCAGAAATCTGACTTTTCAAAGAAGCAGTGCTAAGGAGATAGATACATTACTAACCCGGAGCACTATTTGCCTAACAAGTGGGGAGTGAACATCTGGGCTAAAAGGACGTGGTGCTGGCTGTCATAACTAACGGCAGATTAAGGGCTGATGTCAGGAAAGCACTTCAGTTCCCCCTCAGCTTCCACCTTGGCAGCGTATTTGAGGGGCAGTCAGCCCATGTATGTGTTTATCGGTAGCAGGGTGGCCGCAGTCAGATACTTAACCTTATCGAGGTCAGGAGACATGACTAGCAGCCTTTCCTCTCACCTGCCACTACGGGTGGGTAATATGGGGACAACGTGGTTGTGCCGTTGCTGTTGCTGCACTCGGGACTGGCCTGAGAGGTTTCATGCTGGCCTCACACGACCGGTTTCCAACGCGCTCCAGAAAAGCGTGTGCCTCGCAGGCATGCGCAGTACTGGAAACGCACGGAGGCGAGGACGTGCCTTCCCAGAGCTGTCTGTAGCCATTAACCTTATTTTTGATCTGTGAGACGGCTGGAACTGATGCAGTAGGCCCTTGAATAAGAGAAAAGCTGCTCACCACCGTTAAAGCAGTGGAGGACGTAGGTTCAAAGGAGCCCCACAAAAAGACACAGTATTCAGCTATAGCTTAGAGCCCTGCCTATGACCTTGGGTGGCACGCTCTCAGgccctggaaagaaaaaaagggagagcaaAACTCATACGGGCTTATCTGAGCTGCATGGGGAACATCTCATTCAGGGCATCTTGCAGAGGCAGTGGGTGACCCCATGCCCAACCAGAGACTTCTTGCCAGTGGGTTGGTGCCTCTGCCTTACTGCAAACCCATTGTAAGAGTGCGGCTGGACCCGTGCCAGAGCACTCAACACGTTGCAGAGCGGAGCTCGCTCCGTATTAAAAATATCACTCATCTCTTTGGGAAATCCAGGACGTAGGTTAACAGGGATGACACGGCGGTAGGACAGGCCCGCCGATGAAGACTCGCTAGGAGGGCGGACCACACCGGAGCTGCTGGCGTGGCAACTgggcagcccctcctgcccgcgCGACCGGCCGGGGTGCTGCGTGGCTGTGGAGCGGGGCGGCAGCGCCGGCTCCCTGCTCACGGCCCTCGGAGGGGCTTGCCTtgtggtgggaagggagggacagCTGAACTGCACTGGCTTTCCTCAGCCTTCCAAGGAGAGGGCCAGGGTTGTGGCTTTACGGTGTTGGTGCGATACGACAAAGATTCAGTAAAGACTgtaaaaatcttcattaaagCTGCACCTGCTGAACTCATGAGGCTATGATAACgtaaagcagcagcaagcgAGCCAACAGCTCTTTCAAAAGCTTTGGTTTTACCACCTTGTTCATAATCACAGTTACAACTGAGCACTTTGAAGCAGTCAGTAAAGTACAGCCAGTTAATAGTCACAGTAAATATCTGCTCTTGAGATCAACGCTCAGCTTCTCTAGTCATCTGGCAGGATTACTCTGATCCCGCAAATCCCCACGCTCTTGCTGCAGGACAGCAGCCCTGCGGAAGGAAGGCTGCAGGatctctaccttttttttttaggactaCCATGCAGACTTAAAATGCACGGTGAGTTCGATACGCAGCGTCACTGCCTTGCACTGTGAACAGTAGCTGCTAAGGAGATGTGTACATCTGCCTCCCAGCCGCACCGACAacagcctgttttctttttcagcccGGTTTGGAAGTGACCATCGGCGCTCTTGTGTAAACACCGAAATCTGGGTCAATTAACCTCGTGTATGACAACAGAGCATATTATCTGCCCAGAGCTGTAAGTGATCTGTACAACTACCTGCGGGAATATTTGCCTCTCTGTTTCCCACTCTGCCTCACCACCGTTTCAGCCCTTGGCTCCGGGTCATTGATCATCTCCTTCCACAGCACAGAGGACACCCACCCACCACACGCACGGCACAGCAGCAGATCACGCGGCTTAGTTGAatcttttcaataaaaaaaatcattgagaAGGAAACAGTGTCAAGCCTTTGACTCATTGACAGATGACCCAACTATATCACTGGTTTTAGCAAAGGCAATCACTGGTTTTTCATCATACCATATATGTAAACATATGGATTTTGGTTTAATGCAAGTATACAGCCAAAAGAGGGAAAGAGCTTTATGGAAGGACACTAACTGGCTTGATAGTAGaagccatttttaaatttacacagaaaaatgcacaaataaaaGACCCAAACCCCTGGTCATCTTTCTCtcctaaatatttattatgCTCTGCCTAGAAAAAGAATTTCCATCTTCCGTTTCCCTGAATATCTGAATTAAAATCTCCAGCAGTTTTCTAATTCCACATACTTTGTGCACATCACAGCAACACTGTTTCCTGATCTAATCTGTTTTCCAGATAGCTTGCTTTCAAACAATTAGCTACATCAGGACTTCTCCATAGCAAATCAATTGTTGATAGCTTTGGCTCAGCCAGATATAAGCTTTTGCATGATGACATGCCTctcaaaagaaatcacaaaaaatgacaaatggCTGTTACAGTAAGcctctcaaaaataaattactgttgCCATACCATGTAGACCTTTGATTCTGATTTTGTTTGTCCTTTACCCTTTCAGTATATTCACCAAAGACAGAACGAGACAGACATGCTCCAGTTAGTTATTCTTCTTTGGTAAGCTGTAATTCCTTGCAAAACTCCTTTGAAGTTGGTACTAATCAATGTGAGAAAGACTGGCAAAGTCCAGCCCAGTCCAAATGCAAGtaagctcaaaaaaaaaaaaaaaaaaaaaaaaaaaaaaaagcaaatagaaaaagaaatagcaaatagAGCAGTATGCTCATTACAATAACACAACACTTCACGTAACCTATGTTGCATGACCAGTCCAAGCCAGTCTTACCAGGTTCATAAACTTTGACAATGATACATTTGGGCAAGGAAGGAAGCAGTACGTACAAGACAAGGGCCAAGTCTAGAGGAAAACTGTGCTTTCTGAATTCACAGTGCATAAAGTCGTCTATATTTTTCACAAGTTTGTCCAAATACCATATTTCctcctttaagaaaaatctttaggAAGCAAATTTTATTAGACTGCTGGAATCACATGCCGCTGAAAGGATTAATTGAAGTAGTTCCCCTATTTTGTGAAGTTATCTCTGAAGAGAAGCCACCTCCCCTAAGATGAAGCAGGAGCCCTGGGGACGGTGGCAGGCTCGTTCACCACCTGTGATGCCAAGCGTACAGCGAGCAGTGGAGGTTAAGACAACTGATTACAATCAATCCTGTTACCGCAGCTTAATGAGTTACTGCTGATTAACTTGCGTCCTCACGACTGACAACTTTTATTCCGCGACTAAGGCAATTGTAAAGGTAAGGTGTTAACTTTTACCTGTTTTCATTATGTGTCGatatttataaacaaatacAACCCCTTTACCTCTCATGAGTAATCCCATGACTAAGTTTTGACTAAAATGAGTACAATGTCCCCCATTTAAAGTTTTCAAGCAATTATTGGCAAACACATTATCAGTTGAAGGCCATAAACATTTATCCAGTGCCGCTAGGCATCCTGGTGGCAAATCTAATCTTTTTGTTCTGATCAGTCCCAGAGAACtcaagacttttttcccctagtgATTTTACTGTAAAGATTTTATGAGCCTGTGAAAGGATTTGCAGGCAGCCTGGACATTTTTCTCAGTAGCCATCTGAGTTGGCTTCTGTGCTCACTGCAGGGGAGCTGAGTTATCAGCGTGACTGACAGTGTTTTATGGGGGACAGCCTCTGCCTCTGAGAAGTCAGCTGTATGCACAGAAAGTGCCTCTAAACACGCATGAGAAATTGCTACGTATGGACCAGGGAGTAAAAACCAATGCTAAGCTTGCATTGAAGACATTCACATTAATGTCacactgtttgcttttcccaAACAAGATGTCACTGTCGCACGGCCCTGCACTCACAGAGAGAGGAGACGCAGATCAAGGACTGACAAtagatgctttttttaaaacattttctctctatttatttgtttttcctgatggTTGCTACAAGCAAAGGAGGTATTCGGAAATGTAACTGCACGATACAAACACAGGCAGCAAACTAAGTTGATGGCATGAAAGGCGTATCTGAGAACACGGAGTTGACAGAATCGGAGTCGGATTTTGTTCGAGTCGTTTTCAAGATACTCTCAGCAATGATATTGTCATTAGGGAACAGTTTTACTTTCCCATTCTGACTGTGTTTTGGTTCGTGCACGGGTTCCAGGAAAACCACCCGTTTCCCAGTGCTAGCCTTCTTCTCGTCGGCTGGCAGCTCCTGCGGCGGTGTGGAATTCAGTATGGATGAGTGGGCACTGCTTTGGTTcagcttcctcttcctccttttcgCCTTACATTGGCACGGACAGGGGGTCAGGTAGAGATACAGCAGTACTAAAACAATACTGGCTACACAGGCAGCAAGGGTGGTAAAAGCTGTATTAAATGCTTCATGAGCGTGGGACCTGTTGACTGTGAAATTGCTAACATTTATTCTAACCTCTATGGTTTCATTTAATagtcttttcttatttattgcGATGCAGGAATACAGCCCTGAGTCCTCTAGCTGGGCATCTGTTATTTCCAGGCTGCCGTTATGAAACACTTTAAAGTTGTCGGTCGCCCTGTCTGGCTCCAGCAATCTGTTGTCCGGACTGACCCAAACAAAGTGCGTGCCCGCGTCGCTGATTCTGCTGTCACAGTGTACAATCAGCCTGTCACCAACCTGGGCGTCGTGAATAAACCCGAAGGCTTGGAAAGAGCTGTTGACGGTGCTTTCGGAGCAATTCAGCAAGTTGTCGTGCAGTAAAGGCAGTTTATTGTAACCTCTTGGGTCCGATCGCAACAAACAGGTGTACTCGTTTTTGAAGTCCACCACTGAGCTGAAGTGCCTTTGATACCAGAAGATCAGCATGGCGTACAGCATACAGTCGCAATGAAACGGGTTGCCGTGAAGATAAATTCCGCTAAGGTGTTTGGCCGGCACCGAACTCAGGCGCTGAATAGGCATCGACTGGATGTGATTAAAGGAAATGTCCAGCAACACAAGGTCTGTCAGTTTATGTTTGCCACTGTACAAGTCCAGCGGGAAATGCGAGAGCAAATTATAGCTTAAGTACAGTTTCTGTAATTTGTACAGTCCTCCAAAGGCTGAAGGCTCTATCTGCGTTATCTGATTGTTGTACAGCAGGAGAACCTCCAGTGCCTTTAGCTCCTGAAACACAGGGCTGCCCAGCGTCTTCAGGCTGTTGGATGACAAGTCCAGGTACTTCAGATTTGGGGTTGTGGAAAAGCTTCCAGTGATAATGCTGCTGATGCTATTATGATTGAGTATTAAAGTGTTCAGTTTCTCGAACAGCGCAGGGACCCATTCAGGCTCCAGAAACCCAATTCTGTTATAACTCAGATCCAGCCTTTTCATACATTTATAGAGATTTCCTGGCACTCGAGAGAGGTTCTTATTGGTGCAGGTTACGATATCACTGGCACAGATGCAGGCTGCTGGACACATCCCCGGGGCACTGCCACAAACGCTCACGGTGAAGACCAAGAGGCATGCCAGTCCTTTGCAGTTCACTTGAAAAACTCCAAGTCGAGTAGAAATTGTCCGCCAGTTTAAAGACATTGTCACAGTCTCTTAGCTCTCTCCCAGTGCTCCTTGCCACAGATTACATGTGCAGTTAGCTTTGCACTACTTGCTGTCAAAAGAGGGATACAGAGGTACAGCACATTAACATTTACGATTCATACCCTGCCGGATTTCTTATGAAtgccttttgaaaaatacaaggaaTTAATCCTTAATGTTTCATACGGTTAATTATAAAATCTAGTTGTTCTTGGGTGATGTAGGCTTAACATTGGGTTTATGTAAACATGAAATTCTGCACTCATGGATAAATATTCACACTACAGCTGTGATATTTTGTCTCTTCAAAAACAATGCAATTATTCTTCAGTCTTGGACCAAGTAATGCAATTTCTGACagttcataaaaaaaccccaacaaaccagaAATGTTCCTCTGTGGAACGTGACTGGGCAATGGCATCCCCTACCTGTTTCCAAACCAGCCCAGATAGAAAACTCCTggtacaggaaagaaaaagcctcaTCCAAAAATGCTCTATTTCTTTCTGGGAGCAGTTACAACACGTGTTTCTTCTCAATCAGAAAATGTCACACATTTTCAAGCAAAGAATTTTCTCAGACTACTTAGCTTTAAATGTCAtatgaatttctttctttttttttttctcctccttttttttttaaactcagtaaCTGATAGTTCAGGTAGCGAGAgcctattttaaaagttattcaAGATGCCCAATTGGAATATTTTGTATTCTGCTACTTCTACCTTTGCCAAAATAACTGTTGAGGAGGAAATCTTCTATGCCTGGTGCCTACCTCAGGTGCAAGTTTTGGGAACTTTCAGTGAGAATGAGTCAGCCATTTCTCAAAActtagtaaaggaaaaaaatattttgctcacACTTAAATAGTAAGAACAAACCAACCATACTGTTTTCTGAGAATATTTTAGTGTCACTGTGGTTTGAAGCAGGGATGTTTGGCAAGGCAGCCATTCTGTGCCAAGGGGTATGCTTTTTGCCATCTCCTAAGAAAATGTACACATACTTAGCAGAGTAATGAACATTTCTGTTCACTCTTACTCTCCCTGGATACCTGTTAAGAGTTTGTTAAATAAATTCCCAGGTGAATCCACAAGCATTGATTATCCCAACCCCTTCGCAGCTCAAACGCGGTATTCAGCTCCCACATATTAACGTCATTCTCATTTCACCAATCTCGCCCTCCCGTTGGTACAGCATCTGAGCAGGACAAGTCCCACAGTGTCTGCTCTGGGCTGCTGACAGTGGCTATGGCCGGGAGCTGGGAGACTGCCTGAGGGCAGCAACCTCGgatggagagaagcagaaaaaaagttgttttctctGATGAGGCAAGATGGATGAAGAAAGGATGAGTCTTGagtataaaaacattaaaatcaaGACCTAAAGGGTGGAGGATGGCAGGGCAGAGAAGCAGCCAAAGgatgggagagagggaaaaggaggataAGAGATGCATAGGGAAGGAAGGGCAaaaccagaggaggaggaggacgctAATGGAGCATCATCATCGTTACTAATGAAGCAACTGAGGAGGAGGTAGTTTGAGGATGTGGAAGTCAGTTAAGGCATAGGAGAATGGAAAAGCAGATGGGGAGGGTGTAAAGGGCTAGAAGAGGGTTAGGTAGAAGAAGGGCAAGAGTTTCAGGAGGTGAACCTTAGAACACACTTCTCTGGAGAATTTGCATCTGCTACTTAGGAATCTAAGATTATCTATGCAGTTAATTAATATATGTGAAATGTACTAATTTCCACTCCCCCTCAGTTCCTTACTCCACTCC from Aquila chrysaetos chrysaetos chromosome 5, bAquChr1.4, whole genome shotgun sequence carries:
- the AMIGO2 gene encoding amphoterin-induced protein 2 is translated as MSLNWRTISTRLGVFQVNCKGLACLLVFTVSVCGSAPGMCPAACICASDIVTCTNKNLSRVPGNLYKCMKRLDLSYNRIGFLEPEWVPALFEKLNTLILNHNSISSIITGSFSTTPNLKYLDLSSNSLKTLGSPVFQELKALEVLLLYNNQITQIEPSAFGGLYKLQKLYLSYNLLSHFPLDLYSGKHKLTDLVLLDISFNHIQSMPIQRLSSVPAKHLSGIYLHGNPFHCDCMLYAMLIFWYQRHFSSVVDFKNEYTCLLRSDPRGYNKLPLLHDNLLNCSESTVNSSFQAFGFIHDAQVGDRLIVHCDSRISDAGTHFVWVSPDNRLLEPDRATDNFKVFHNGSLEITDAQLEDSGLYSCIAINKKRLLNETIEVRINVSNFTVNRSHAHEAFNTAFTTLAACVASIVLVLLYLYLTPCPCQCKAKRRKRKLNQSSAHSSILNSTPPQELPADEKKASTGKRVVFLEPVHEPKHSQNGKVKLFPNDNIIAESILKTTRTKSDSDSVNSVFSDTPFMPST